The stretch of DNA GCCTTGAGGAGGATAGGCTAGGCGGAGGGTCGGGCAGCGAGGTCGAGGCGCTGAGACATACGGTGCATCACATCGGCCCGGCCGTAGTGTTGACCACGATCGTTCTTGCGCTGGGCCTGGGTGTCACGATGCTGTCCGACCTGCCGTCGCTGCGCCGCTTCGGTCAGCTGACAGCGGTTTGTCTGGGATCGTCGCTGATCGGGCAGTTGGTCATCCTGCCTGCTTCCATTGCGCTCTATCGCAGGTATTTTCCGCGTAGCCCGGACAGGGTGCGGCGTTAACGCCTGAGCAGGGCAATAGCCTTTCGCATCACGCCGGAACTACGGGCGCTTTCACACGTCTTGAGCCGTTCGCGGCGAAGCGCTAGCATCGCGCGCCTTCGAACCCCACAGGAGCCTCCATGGCCAAAAAGCTGATCGTCATTATGGCCAATACGGATCCGCGTAATACAGAAGAGCTCGGCGCGCCGATCTTTCAAGCCTCGGTCGCGGCGGCGATGGGCTATGAGGTGGAAGTCATATGCACCGCATCGGCGACGCGGCTGATGCGCAAAGGCGTGGCGAGCGAACTGAAGCAGCGGACCGATGCGTCAAAGTCGATTTACGATTTCATCAAAGATGCACATGCCGCCGGTGTGAAGTTCTACTGCTGCTCGCCGGGACTGGATCTGTTCGACATGCACAAGGAAGATCTTATTCCCGAGTGCAACGGCATCGTCGGTGCCGCGCATTTCATCGAAGACATCATGACGGGCGAGAGCAAGGTGCTTACGTACTAAGCACCCTATCTGAGCCGATTAGGGACAGAACTCAAGCCGCGCGGAACAGTCGTGCGGCTTCATCGCATTCAAACAGATAAAGCAATGTTCGGAGCGCCTGACCGCGCGGCGATACGAGGTCGGGATCGTTGGACAGGACCAGTCGCGCATCGTCGCGCGCTGCCGCAAGCAACGTCTCGAAGCCCGGCACCTCTGCAACCCGGAAGCCCGGCATGCCGCTTTGGCGCGAGCCCAGCATTTCACCGCCGCCGCGTAGCTCCAGATCCTTCTCGGCTATGAGGAAGCCATCTTCCGTCTTTTCCATCATCTCAAGGCGAGCTTTCGCCGTTTCGCCTAGCGGTTCTTTGTAGAGCAACATGCAAAAGCTTTCGCGTGCGCCACGCCCCACCCGCCCTCGCAACTGATGAAGCTGCGCCAAGCCGAAACGCTCCGCGTGTTCGATCACCATGATATTGGCATTGGGGACATTGACGCCGACTTCTATCACGGTGGTCGCGACCAGGATCTTGAGTTTGTCGGTGGCAAATGCCGCCATGGTCTCATCCTTGTCGGCGGCTGCCATGGCGCCGTGCAGAAGACCGACGGTATTGCCGAAGATCTGTTTGAGATGAGCATGGCGTTCTTCGGCGGCCGCAAGCTCTGAGGTGTCGGACGTTTCGATCAATGGGCAGACCCAATAGACCTGAGCGCCTTCCGCCAACTGTACGCGCAGCCGGTCGATCAGACGCTCCATTGAATCGATGGGAATGGCCTTTGTAACGACAGGTTTGCGCCCTGCGGGCTTTTCGGTGAGACGCGAGACGTCGAGATCCCCGTAGTGCGTCATGAGCAGCGTGCGCGGAATCGGAGTTGCCGTCATAACTAGGACGTTGGTCGCACCGCCTGCGCCCTTCGCCTGGAGTGCGAGGCGCTGATGCACACCAAAGCGATGTTGCTCGTCGATGACGGCAAACGCGAGATCCTTGAAGACGACGTCGGATTGAAAAAGCGCATGTGTGCCAATTAGGATGTCGATATCTCCCGCGGCGAGGTGTTTCAGCGTTTCCTCGCGGCCCTTTCCCTTTTCTCTCCCGGTCAACAAACCGATGCGCAACCCGGCGGCTTCGGCAAGCGGCGCAATCGTTTCAAGGTGCTGACGTGCAAGGACTTCGGTGGGAGCCATCAAAGCAGACTGTGCGCCGGTTTCAACGGCGATTGCCATGCTCATCAGCGCCACGGCGGTTTTGCCGGATCCGACATCGCCCTGCAGCAGACGCAGCATACGGTGGGGCGCGGCCAGATCTTCCGCGATTTCCTTTAGCGCGTTGACTTGTGAATTTGTCAGCTTGAACGGCAACGCGGCTGCGATCCGCTTTCTAATGTGCCCATCACCCTTAACGGAGCGTCCAGGCTGCGCCTTCATATTGAGGCGTACCAATCCGAGCGCCAATTGCCCAGCCAGCAACTCGTCATAGGCCAAACGCTGGCGCGGCAACGATGCAGGTGAAATGTCACCAGGCTCTTGCGGCTTGTGCAGCAGGGTCAGCGCGTCGGTGAATCCCATCCATCCGCGAGCCTGCAGCCATCCCTTGTCCTGCCACTCGGGCAATTCTGGCACACGCTCGACGGCTTGCCGTGAGGCTTTCTGCAGCACCTTGCCGGACAATCCGGCGGTGAGCGGGTAGACAGGCTCCAGCATCGGCATATCGCTGCGCGCTTCCGGCGCGACGATGTAGTCGGGGTGGGACATCTGCATTGTTTCGCCGTAGCGCTCGATGCGTCCCGATACGTAGCGGATCTCGCCGACCGGCAACTGGCGCTCGATGAATTTGTGCTCGGCGTGGAAGAACACGAGATCGAGACGTGCGGAGTCGTCCTCGCACGTGACCTTGTAGGGCACCTTGTGATTGCCGCGCGGGGGTGCCTTGTGTTTCAGCACCCGTACCTTAAGGGTCACAATGGTTCCAGGGACCGCATCGCGCACCAGCGGTTCCGCCCTGCGATCGATAACGCCGGTCGGCAGATGCCAGAGCAGATCGAGAACGCGGGGCTCGACGGCCTGTGGTGGTAGCTCCAGGCACTTCTTAAGGAGCTGGACGGTGCGCGGGCCGATGCCGCTCAGGGTCAAAGCCGAAGAAAACAGCGGATTGAGCGCGGAAGGACGCATGAAAAAGCTTACCGTCCAGGGTTTGAGCGGCCGATGCCCGGCGCGCGTTCGATCGCGGCAAAATGCGTCGTCATGGCGAGAGCTTGCTGTTCTCATTTGCGGAATCTGCCGGTGGCGCTATACCACTGCAGCAGGGGCGCAAAAGTGACCGCTCGCACGGGTCCAGTCAAGCTTGACACTGGAGCCGTTCCACCGCTGCGGCGGACAACAATTGAATATGCAGAAACAGGACATGACGGACGACGTCGTCACGCGCCGGCGCCGCGCACTCTATAGGGCCATGCACCGAGGCACCAAGGAGATGGATCATCTCGTTGGGCGCTATGCCGATGTGCATCTCGGCGATATGACGGGTGACGAGTTGGCTGAATTCGAACGCTTCCTGGCACTGCCCGATCCCTTATTACAGGGCTGGTTTTTCAGCGCTGAGCAGGTTGGCTCGCCGGAGTTTGAGGGTCTTGTGAGGAAGATGCGCCGCTTTCACGGTCTTGAGGACCGGTCGTGAAGCGGTTGTGGGCAAAGTTATGAGCAAGGAAAGCGGCGCGCGCACAATAGCCTCGGGCGTACCGGAAGGCTTGGACGCCAGGGTCATTGCCGATCTTGGGCTAACTGCTGGGCGCCAGGGCGGACCTAAGCTTCACATCCACATTGCTCGCGACGACCGTCGCATGGATCAATTGGAAGCGGGGCTGGCGTTCTTTGCGCCGGAGCTCAAGGTAATTTCGTTCCCCGCCTGGGATACCGTCCCTTACGACCGCGTGAGCCCAAATGCGGAGCTGGTTGCCAAGCGGATTATGGCGCTAGGTCGTCTTGTCATCGGCTCGCTCAAGGAACCCGCCGTCATCGTCACGAGCGTCAACGCGGTGCTCCAACGCCTGCCGCCGCGCGCGTTCGTGCGTGGGGCTTTCAAGCCGATTGCACCGGGGCAGCGGCTGGACATGGGAGAGCTTCAGCGCCGTTTGGAGCAATACGGCTTTCAGCGTTCGAGCACGGTCATGGAGCCGGGCGAATATGCGGTGCGCGGCGGCATCGTGGATCTGTTTCCACCCGGCCGCATCAATCCTATCCGTCTCGACTTCTTTGGCGATACGCTGGAGAGCATCAAGGCGTTTGACGCGCAAACGCAGCGCTCCACGAAGCCGGTTCAAAAGTTTGCGCTGATGCCGGTTTCCGAAGTTGCATTCGGCGAAAGCGCGACGGCCTTGTTTCGCACCCGCTACGTGGAGTTGTTCGGCGGCGCGACGGGCGACGATCCGCTCTATGAGGCCGTTAGCAGCGGACGGCGTTATCAGGGCCAGGAACATTGGCTTTCGTTTTTCCATCCGACGTTGGAGACGATATTCGACTATGCGCCGAACGCTAACGTCAGTTTCGACCATATGGCCGACGAAGCGATCGAACAGCGGTTTCGCCAGATTCAGGAGCACTACGAGGCACGGGTCGACAGTCTGGAAGGGCAGCGCTTTGGCGCGCCACCGTACAAGCCGGTTCCACCAGACCGAATGTTTCTCGATGGCAAGGATTGGGCTCATGCCCTTGCGACCCGTGACATCACGCGGCTAACGCCGTTTGAAGATCCGGCCGCCTCAAATGTTTACGGCATGCACGGCCGCGGGGGGCGGACGTTCGCGGCCGAGCGGGCTGATCCTGACGGCAATCTGTTTGATGCTGTCGTTCGCCATATTGCGCACCTTCACGCCAGCCAGCGCCGCGTAATTCTTGCCGCCTGGACGCCGGGTGCACGCGAGCGTTTGCTATCGCTGCTGCACGATCATGGCTTGAAAGACACCGCCAAGGTGGAGAATTTCACGGAAGTTTTGGCATTGAGGCCGGGCCACACGGCATTTGCTGTGCTGGGTCTGGAACAGGGCTTCGAAACGCCAGACTTTGCTGTCATCGCTGAGCAAGACATCCTTGGCGATCGCCTAGTGCGCCAGAGAAAGCGCCAACGCAAGGCTGCCGACGTTTTGACCGAAGCGACGAGCCTGTCGATCGGTGATCTCGTGGTGCACGCCGATCACGGTATCGGACGTTTTGCGGGGCTGCAGATCATCACCGCACTTGGCGCGCCGCATGATTGTCTTGAGTTGCATTATGCGGGCGGCGATAAGCTGTTCCTGCCGGTCGAGAACATTGAGTTGCTCACGCGCTATGGCGCGGACGAGGGCGACGGACAACTCGACAAGCTAGGCGGCGTTGCTTGGCAGTCGCGCAAGGCGCGGTTGAAGAAGCGGCTGCGCGAGATCGCCAACGAGTTGATCAAGATCGCGGCCTTGAGGCAATTGCGCGAAGCGCCGGTACTGCAGGCGCCCGTTGGCGCGCTCGATGAATTCGTGGCCCGTTTCCCTTACGAGGAGACCGAGGATCAGGCGGCAAGTATTGACTCCGTCATCGAGGATTTGGGCGCCGGCAAACCCATGGACCGGCTGGTGTGCGGCGATGTGGGTTTTGGCAAGACGGAAGTTGCTCTGCGCGCCGCATTCGTCGCCGCCATGAATGGTT from Hyphomicrobiaceae bacterium encodes:
- the recG gene encoding ATP-dependent DNA helicase RecG; amino-acid sequence: MRPSALNPLFSSALTLSGIGPRTVQLLKKCLELPPQAVEPRVLDLLWHLPTGVIDRRAEPLVRDAVPGTIVTLKVRVLKHKAPPRGNHKVPYKVTCEDDSARLDLVFFHAEHKFIERQLPVGEIRYVSGRIERYGETMQMSHPDYIVAPEARSDMPMLEPVYPLTAGLSGKVLQKASRQAVERVPELPEWQDKGWLQARGWMGFTDALTLLHKPQEPGDISPASLPRQRLAYDELLAGQLALGLVRLNMKAQPGRSVKGDGHIRKRIAAALPFKLTNSQVNALKEIAEDLAAPHRMLRLLQGDVGSGKTAVALMSMAIAVETGAQSALMAPTEVLARQHLETIAPLAEAAGLRIGLLTGREKGKGREETLKHLAAGDIDILIGTHALFQSDVVFKDLAFAVIDEQHRFGVHQRLALQAKGAGGATNVLVMTATPIPRTLLMTHYGDLDVSRLTEKPAGRKPVVTKAIPIDSMERLIDRLRVQLAEGAQVYWVCPLIETSDTSELAAAEERHAHLKQIFGNTVGLLHGAMAAADKDETMAAFATDKLKILVATTVIEVGVNVPNANIMVIEHAERFGLAQLHQLRGRVGRGARESFCMLLYKEPLGETAKARLEMMEKTEDGFLIAEKDLELRGGGEMLGSRQSGMPGFRVAEVPGFETLLAAARDDARLVLSNDPDLVSPRGQALRTLLYLFECDEAARLFRAA
- a CDS encoding succinate dehydrogenase assembly factor 2, producing MQKQDMTDDVVTRRRRALYRAMHRGTKEMDHLVGRYADVHLGDMTGDELAEFERFLALPDPLLQGWFFSAEQVGSPEFEGLVRKMRRFHGLEDRS
- the mfd gene encoding transcription-repair coupling factor → MSKESGARTIASGVPEGLDARVIADLGLTAGRQGGPKLHIHIARDDRRMDQLEAGLAFFAPELKVISFPAWDTVPYDRVSPNAELVAKRIMALGRLVIGSLKEPAVIVTSVNAVLQRLPPRAFVRGAFKPIAPGQRLDMGELQRRLEQYGFQRSSTVMEPGEYAVRGGIVDLFPPGRINPIRLDFFGDTLESIKAFDAQTQRSTKPVQKFALMPVSEVAFGESATALFRTRYVELFGGATGDDPLYEAVSSGRRYQGQEHWLSFFHPTLETIFDYAPNANVSFDHMADEAIEQRFRQIQEHYEARVDSLEGQRFGAPPYKPVPPDRMFLDGKDWAHALATRDITRLTPFEDPAASNVYGMHGRGGRTFAAERADPDGNLFDAVVRHIAHLHASQRRVILAAWTPGARERLLSLLHDHGLKDTAKVENFTEVLALRPGHTAFAVLGLEQGFETPDFAVIAEQDILGDRLVRQRKRQRKAADVLTEATSLSIGDLVVHADHGIGRFAGLQIITALGAPHDCLELHYAGGDKLFLPVENIELLTRYGADEGDGQLDKLGGVAWQSRKARLKKRLREIANELIKIAALRQLREAPVLQAPVGALDEFVARFPYEETEDQAASIDSVIEDLGAGKPMDRLVCGDVGFGKTEVALRAAFVAAMNGLQVAVVVPTTLLARQHFRTFSDRFKGLPITVAQASRMVGPKELSEVKAGVKSGSVDIVVGTHALLGKQIEFARLGLLIIDEEQHFGVNHKERLKKMREDVHVLTLSATPIPRTLQLALTGVRELSLITTPPVDRLAVRTFISPFDPVILKEALRRERFRGGQTFYVAPRISDLDDVAEFLRETVPDLTFARATGQMTPTELEDVMTAFYEGKYDILLSTAIVESGLDVPNANTLIVHRADMFGLAQLYQLRGRVGRSKTRAYAYFTTPPGQKLTEGAEKRLKVLQSLDTLGAGFSLASHDLDIRGAGNLLGEEQSGHIREVGFELYQSMLEEAVAAMKGGDLEEAADKWSPEIQLGMSILIPETYVTDLQLRLGLYRRLAGLEKRTDIDAFAAELVDRFGEMPEEVGHLLDVMEVKGLCRAAGIAKVDAGSKGAVITLYRNTFANPEGLIQLVQASRGSLKVMPDQRLVQKADWDLPEARLKGVRALVQQFADLANKAKKAA
- a CDS encoding DsrE/DsrF/DrsH-like family protein, which gives rise to MAKKLIVIMANTDPRNTEELGAPIFQASVAAAMGYEVEVICTASATRLMRKGVASELKQRTDASKSIYDFIKDAHAAGVKFYCCSPGLDLFDMHKEDLIPECNGIVGAAHFIEDIMTGESKVLTY